AGTTGGGTACATAATCCTTTTCGACGAGTTGAAAGACAGAATACCGGTACAATAGCTTTTCCGGAATACCCGAAATATGGAGAAAGGCTTCGTTAAAGACTAAAGTTCTCCCGTTACCGTCACAAACATATAAACCGTCTTTTGAATTACTGAATATGGCGTTAAACAATGTTGATATCTCTTCAAAGGATGAATACTTAAAATAAGGAGATTTATACAAACCAATTCCTCCTTCAACGTATGACTTCAACGCATAATGTTTTTCAATCATAAATTATAGTTTAAAAATTCCGAATATTCAATATCGCATATTCAATTGTCAGGAATGCATATGCATATTTGCAAATGCTATTCTAAAACGCTCCTGTTATAAGGAATGATGAATGGCATGGGAATTGCATATTGATATATTAGAAAAAATTCTAAAATTTAAGGGGTGTCGTTATGTTGCATAGTATTGCCAGTAGGTTTAAAGTCGGTGTAGAGAGGTACCTGCCGGATGCATTTGTTTTTGCAATCTTATTGACAATTGTCGCTTATCTCATGGGTGTCTTTTTAACCGACGCAGGTCCGTTTCAAATGATCGAATATTGGTATAACGGATTTTGGGGCTTTTTAGCTTTCGCCATGCAAATGGTCGTTATCTTGGTCGCTGGCTATTGTTTGGCCATTGCACCCATCGTGCAAAGAGGTATAAAACGATTGGCTAAGATTCCAAATAATCCGGGCAACGCGGTTATGAGTACTGTACTGGTTAGTGGAGCTGCATCTTTTATTAACTGGGGATTCGGATTGATATTAGGTCCAATCTTTGCTAGAGAACTGGCCAAAAATATTAAAGATATCGATTATAGAGTGTTAATAGCAGCCGCTTTTTGTGGGGCGATGGCGATGCTTCCCGCATCAATATCCCTTACAGCTCCGTTGTTGGTTAACACACCGGGTCACTTTTTGGAAGATAGTATAGGTCTCATTCCTTTATCTCAGACAATTTTTAGTACACAAATGCTCTTTCCTGCACTCGTTTCGGTGATTATATTCGCATTTTTGTTTAAAAAGATGCACCCGAGTAAAGATGAAACGGTAGCTTTTGAAGAAAAGTTTCCGGCTAATCAGTCCAATCAAACGGAAGAGGAAACAGCTGCCACGGCGGAAGTTCAAGCTGAGACGATTGCCGAAAAAATGGATAGAAGCAAATTGTTGAATTACATTATTGTCATCGGTGGGTTGAGTTGGGTAATCTATTATTTCGCAACGAAAGGTTTTGATTTAAACCTAGATTTTACGAACTTCATGTTGATTATGGTCGGGATGGCATTGCATGGTTCACCGAAAAATTATTTTAACGCAGTTAAGAAAGCGATTACAGCAACAGCCGGCATTGTCATTCAGTTTCCATTTTACGCAGGAATTATGGGAATGATGGCCAGTTCAGGTCTTATTGTACTCATTGCAAATTGGTTCGTATCTTTCTCAACGGAGGTAACATTACCGTTATTCGCTTTTATTGCTGCATGTATCGTTAACATATTTGTACCTTCCGCAGGAGGACAATGGGCTGTTCAAGGACCTATCATGATTGAAGCAGCTAAAAGTTTAAATGTTGATCCTGCCGTAATGGTTAACGCGGTCGCTATTGGTGATGTCACGACGAACATGTTCCAACCATTCTGGGCGTTACCGGCTTTAGGTATTGCCGGGTTAGGTATACGTGATATATGGGGATATTGCTTAGTTGCGATGATTATTTATTTCATCATTGCATCTATTAGCATGATTCTCTTTATTTAAGCATTTATTTTTATTAACGGAGGCAAGAAATCCTTGCTTCCATATCCATTATCCTACATCTAGACGGAGGGTTGTATGATGGCTCATCAACTTAAAACGATCCCTGAATTACTGCAACACAATAGCAACGTAATACCAGATGAATTATTCTTAATGTTTTATGAAAAGCGGTATTCATTCGGTGATATAGACAGGCTTTCGAATCAAGTTGCTAACTATTTCGCTCATCAGTTCGGTATTAAAAAAGGCGATCATATTGCCCTGATTCTAAAAAATTGTCCGGAGTATTTATTCATTTGGTTTGGGTTAGCAAAATTAGGCGCGGTCATGGTTCCTATAAACCATCATATTAAAGGAGACAGCTTGCAATATATATTGACGCACTCCGACTCCAAACTCGTTATTGTCGATGCGGCTTTTCTCGATCAGCTTAAAGCTATTAATACGGATCTAGTTGATATTCAAATTATAGAGCTGGGAGATTTTCAAGCAGGGTATGAATCAGAAAGTATACACAGGCAGGTCATTACTGAAGTTGATGAAAGCGATCCGATGTCTATTATCTATACATCGGGAACGACCGGGTTGCCCAAAGGGGTCATCCTGCCGCATTACTCATACATCAATACAGGGATGTCATTCCGAGACAGTATGGTCCAAGCGACGAAAGAAGATGTTCTATATACTTGCCTCCCGCTCTTTCACTGTAATGCCCAGCAGCTGTCAGTGATGGGGGCAATGTTAACCGGTTGTCCGCTCGCGCTATCAGAACGATTTAGTGCGAGCAAGTTCTGGCAAGAGATTCAATATTATCAAGCGACAGTGTTTAATTATATTGGATCCATTCTTACCGTCCTTTATAAACAACCGTTTTCGGAATATGAGCAAAACAATACAGTAACAAGAACGTTTGGAGGAGCAGCGCCAAAAGAGATATGGACGGAATTCGAGGAGCGGTTCGAATTAAAAATTGTTGAAGGCTATGGTCTAACGGAAACGGCAACTGTATGTCTCTGCAACCCAAAGGGCAATATTCGCGTAGGCTCGATAGGCAAACCGTTGCCTAACGTTGACGTTAAAATCGTGGATGAAAATGAACGGGATGTCTTACCGGGTGAAGAAGGAGAGATAATCGTCAAAGAGTTGGTACCCAACACGATTTTCAAAGGTTATTATAAAATGCCTCAAAAAACGCAAGAAGTAATGAAGGGCGGTTGGTTTCACACAGGCGACCGGGGTTACATGGACGAAGACGGTTATTTTTACTTCAAGGA
The genomic region above belongs to Caldalkalibacillus uzonensis and contains:
- a CDS encoding short-chain fatty acid transporter encodes the protein MHSIASRFKVGVERYLPDAFVFAILLTIVAYLMGVFLTDAGPFQMIEYWYNGFWGFLAFAMQMVVILVAGYCLAIAPIVQRGIKRLAKIPNNPGNAVMSTVLVSGAASFINWGFGLILGPIFARELAKNIKDIDYRVLIAAAFCGAMAMLPASISLTAPLLVNTPGHFLEDSIGLIPLSQTIFSTQMLFPALVSVIIFAFLFKKMHPSKDETVAFEEKFPANQSNQTEEETAATAEVQAETIAEKMDRSKLLNYIIVIGGLSWVIYYFATKGFDLNLDFTNFMLIMVGMALHGSPKNYFNAVKKAITATAGIVIQFPFYAGIMGMMASSGLIVLIANWFVSFSTEVTLPLFAFIAACIVNIFVPSAGGQWAVQGPIMIEAAKSLNVDPAVMVNAVAIGDVTTNMFQPFWALPALGIAGLGIRDIWGYCLVAMIIYFIIASISMILFI
- a CDS encoding ATP-dependent acyl-CoA ligase; this encodes MAHQLKTIPELLQHNSNVIPDELFLMFYEKRYSFGDIDRLSNQVANYFAHQFGIKKGDHIALILKNCPEYLFIWFGLAKLGAVMVPINHHIKGDSLQYILTHSDSKLVIVDAAFLDQLKAINTDLVDIQIIELGDFQAGYESESIHRQVITEVDESDPMSIIYTSGTTGLPKGVILPHYSYINTGMSFRDSMVQATKEDVLYTCLPLFHCNAQQLSVMGAMLTGCPLALSERFSASKFWQEIQYYQATVFNYIGSILTVLYKQPFSEYEQNNTVTRTFGGAAPKEIWTEFEERFELKIVEGYGLTETATVCLCNPKGNIRVGSIGKPLPNVDVKIVDENERDVLPGEEGEIIVKELVPNTIFKGYYKMPQKTQEVMKGGWFHTGDRGYMDEDGYFYFKDRIKDCIRYRGENISSYEIERIVNKHPQVKESAAIGVPSELGEEDVKVVLVVEDESVFDYVEFIKFCEERMAYYMVPRYIELRSFLPKTATERVQKFALRKEGIGSAWDRVREGVKLNRK